TAGATCTGGTTCTAAAAGGTAAAAACTACGGATGGAATATAAAGGAAGGATTTCACTGCTTTTTGCCCAAGGATACTTGCGAAAAACCAGGATTAACCGATCCAATCCTAGAATATGATCATAATTTAGGTCGTTCCATTACCGGTGGATATGTGTACAGAGGGAAAAATCTTTCCAAATACTATGGATGGTATATTTTCGCTGACTTTACCTCTGGAAAGCTACTCGGTTTCTCCACAGAAACGGAAAGTAAAAGGAAACTAACTGTATTAGGGGATACCCACTTCCTAATTAGCACATTTGGCCAAGATTCCACAGGTGAGCTGTATTTTGGTGATTTTAGTTCAGGAAATATCTTCCAAATAGGAAAAAAAAATTGAAATAAATTGAAAATCTCAGATCCATAGATGTTAACCCAATATAGATCGGACTGCCTCCACCGTGGTCCAGATTAATCTCGATCAAAGAAGGATAGGGGTATGAATAAAGTCATTTCCGTTGCATCAGCCGTCCTAGTGGTCGGTCTGTTGACATCCGGAGCTTGTAAAAAGCCTGCGGAGAACGCGGATTCCGCGAACGCAAAACAGAGCCAACCATCGGCAATCGTAGTCTTTAGCGTAGGGGAAGCAAAAATCCAACACGCTGATTTAACTGAAGACAAAGCTAGTCTTGGAACCGTTCTCAAAGAAGGAGACAAGGTTGAAACCAAGGCAAAAGCAAAAGTTGATATCCAATTTTCTGACGGTTCAGCTGTTCGTTTAGCTGAAAAATCAAGCTTGGAATTCTCCGCTCTCGCTTTGAATACCCAAGGAAACACTGACACTAGATTGTCTTTAGTTTCTGGAAAAGTTTTCGCTAAAGTAAATAAAGCAAGCAAAGACGATCAGTTCTCTGTAGTAACTCCAACCGCAATCGCGGGAGTTAGAGGAACTTCTTTCGTTGTGGATCGTACTAAAAACGACAGATCTGTTGTAAAAGTATTAGAAGGATCCGTTGCAGTATCTCCAAGAGTTCGCGCTCTGGAAGGTGCAACTGCTGAAGAAATTTCTGCGAATGCAGAATTACAAAAGATCAAAGCTTCTTTAGACAAAGCTGAAGTTATCTTAGAAAAAGATGAGTCTTCTATAGTAAAAGCTCCTGATAAAAAATTCGGTGAGAAAGAACTTACTAAGTTAGACGCTACTTTGGAAAAAGACATTCCTAAAGCGGTTACTAAACTAACTGGCTCTGGAGTTTCTAAAACCGAAGAAGAAGAGATCAGAACTATCGTTACTCTGGACAAAGACACTGCTGACAAATTGGTAAAACTAAATGTCGATCCTAAGTCTGGAAAAATCGATGAAGCTACAAACGCTGCTAACGAATCTGAGAGAAAGAAAATCGAAGAAGAATTAGCTAAACGTCAGGCAGACGAGTTGAAAAGATTCAAGAACGTACTTGTTTCTGCTCCTAAAAACCTGAAAACCAATAAGGATCTTGTAAACTACTACGAGAAACTGGAAAAAATCGTATTGGCTGATGGCAAAACTACCATCATCGGAGCGATTGTAGACCAGCAAGGTAGTACAATGATCGTCCATACCGAAGACGGTATTAAGAAGATCAACCAGGATGATGTAAAAGAAGTTATCTACGACTTCCAAACTAAATCCGAAAACTAATCCACAGGCTTAAACAGGTGGAAAAATCCCGGGTTGCCCTAAAGGCGGCTCGGGTTTTTCTATTTATGGGGTTTATGGTGTGGATGAGTATCTAGATAATGGTCCCATAGTTTTAGGATCATGTTTGAAATTTCTTCTAAATCTAAGACTAGAAGTTTATCTTTATAATTCACGAGCAGCTTACTCTTACCGAATTTTTGGATTTCTCCCCATTCTACTCTGAAACCGGGAATCAAACTAATTGAATCAAATAGAATATCTTTGATCTCCATTTTGGAAACATGACCATTCTGTTTGGAAAGATAAGAAAGAATAGAATGGAAGATGATTTTTTTCATCTCTCCAGTATCCGGAATATCCGGCAGTTTATCTTTGACTCTTTTTAATTTTCGAACCACGGCACTTGCTCGTCCGCGTGATAAGAACTTCTGACCAAAGGTCCTGAGAATACAGTTCTGAATCCTAAGGCTTTTCCGAATTCTTTCAGATCTTTGAATACTTCCGGACGAATATACTCGCTCACAGGAAGATGGGTAGGTGTTGGTTGTAGATATTGTCCTAGTGTAATCATCTGCACTCCAACGGATCTGAGATCTTTTAGAGTTTGGTGAATTTCTTCTAATGTTTCTCCAAGTCCTAGGATGAGCCCACTTTTAGTTAAAAGTCCTCTCTTTGATGCATGCTCCAGAACATCTAAGGATCTTTCGTATTTTTTAGCTGGAGCTACAGTCTGGAATAATCTCTCAACTGTTTCTAGGTTATGATTGAATATGTCTGGCTTGGAAGAATAAACGATCTCTAAGTTTTCTTCTCTCATTTTGAAGTCTGGTACTAAAATTTCAATTTTGCATTCGGGTAATCTTTCGCGGATTAACTCTACAGTTTTTTTGTAATGAGCCGCTCCTCCATCTGATAGATCATCTCTGTTAACGGATGTGATTACCACATGTTTAAGGCCTAATGCCTTTGCAGATTCTGCCACTCTTAACGGTTCTTCTGGATCTAATGCGAGTGGTTTTCCAAATGCAACATCACAATAAGAGCAACGTCTTGTGCAAATATCTCCTGCGAGCATATATGTTGCAGTTTTTCTGGACCAACAATGATTCAGGTTCGGACAAGAAGCACTTTCACAGACTGTATTGAGTTTTCCTCCCTCAACAGAACTACGGACAAAATCGACCGAATTTTCCTTTTCGCGAAAAGGAAGCCTTACCTTCAACCAATCCGGTTTTTCGGGAGCGGGCTGGTATGCATTGGATCTTGGCTTCTTTTTGAGAGGATTCACCCTTAAAGCCTCTGTCTGAGTCCAAAAAGAGTCAAGTGTTTTGGGTAGCCGAAAATAGGTGGGTGTCCGAATCTGGAGAGGACCTTTCCAAGGCTGAGGCAAGTTTGAGCGAAAAAATCGCAAATGAAAAATCGGGGGAGGACTCCTCCAAAGAGATCCGGATCAACCGATTCTTGGCAGACTGCGGCCTAGGATCTCGCAGAAAGGTAGAAGAATTGATCCTTTCCGGCAAAGTGAAAGTTAACGGAGCCGTCGAAAAAAATCTAAGCACTAGGATCAAAGTCGATTCAGATATAGTCCAGGTTGGAAATAAAAAATTAGTTCCTCCTACAGAATCGGTGTTTCTAGCATTAAACAAACCTAAAGGGTTTCTTTGTTCCCATAGTGACCGTTTTCATTCTAATACGATTTTTGAGTTACTCCCTAAAAAGTATGGAAAACTTTTTATCGCAGGAAGATTGGACCTGGATTCCAGAGGCCTTCTTCTTTTATCCGACCAAGGAAACTTAGTCCAAGAGATCACCCATCCATCTGAAGGTTCTGAAAAAGAATATGAAGTAATCTTAGAAGAAGAATTGGATGCCAAAGAAGTAAAGGACAGATTTACTAAGGGATTTATAGACGAGGGAGAATTTTTAAAAGCGGAGAAGGTTACATCCTTAGTAAAAGGAGAAGAATCTTCCAAATTCAGAATTATCTTAAAACAAGGAAGAAAACGCCAGATCCGTAGGATGTTCTCTATACTCGGCGGAAGAGTGATCGATCTACAAAGAATTCGTATCGGAAAACTTTCCTTGGAAAAATTGAAAATCGGAGAAGGTAAGTTTGTCTTACTGGATCCTAAAGTTTGGAGACCATGAATTTTACCAGTTTAGAATTTTTATTTTTTTTCTGCCTAGTATTTCTGGTGTATTGGAATCTTCCAGATGCTTTAAAGAAACATTTTTTAATCTTAAGCTCTGCGTTATTTTATGCATTCTCCTCTTGGAAGTTTTTATTCCACCTTATACTTGTGGTGGCAATCAACTGGGCATTCATTCGATTTTTCTTAGCAAAAAAATGGTTCTTACCAGTTTCGATTGGATTTAATGTTCTTAATTTAGCTTTTTTTAAATATTTCTATTTTTTCGCGGATATAGTTGGAATATTTTTAGGAATTCCGGATTTCCAAAACAAGGTCAGCTTAGATGGAATACTTTCTAAGTCATTGGACTGGGCCGGATTCGAAGTAGTTCTTCCATTAACTATCAGTTATTATACATTCCAATTCATTTCCCTATTAGTGGATAAGAAGAAAGGAACAATTACAGAAGAGATCGGATTTTTTAAATTAGCTTCTTATATTTTCCTATTTCCTGTAATGATCGCAGGACCTATATTAAGATTTAACGATGTAGCAACCCAATTTGATTCACCTAAAATGGAAAAAGAAGATATGGTGGACGGACTATGGCTCGTGGTCATAGGTCTTTTTAAAAAATCAGTCGTTTCTGTTTTGATGTCTGGATCAATCTTCCAGGTATTTGCAGAGACATCTGCTTTTTCTGGAGCAGCACTTTTAAGCACAGTGTATTTCTTTGCGATCTATCTTTACTTAGATTTTTCAGGATTAACTGATATTGCCAGAGGAATGGGAAAACTTTTAGGGTTCACTCTTCCCCAAAACTTTAGAGCTCCATTCTTCTTTAATGGGTTTGGAGATTTCTGGAGAAGATGGCATTTAACCTTCTCCTTTTGGATCCGTGATTATTTATACATCCCACTCGGTGGTTCCAGAAGTGGAACAATACGCACTTGTTTTAACTATCTAGTAGCATTCGGACTAGGTGGACTTTGGCATGGAGCCAATTTGAATTATCTTCTTTGGGGAGTTCTAACAGGTTTATACCTTTCGATAGAAAGAGTATTAACAGATTGGAAGGTTAAGATCCTTCCTGAGATCCCTTATGTAAAAAGAACAATCACTTACTTATTCGTTCTGAATATTTACAGTATCTCCTGGATATTATTCTTCACACCTGATTTTGGTTCTGCTCTGGCCGCGGTGCAAAGAATATTCGTTTGGTCTAATGGAGTTTCTTTCCCAAATATGGAACCTTGTATTTTTGCACTTTTAGTCGCAATCCTATTCCATTCTGCAGAAGAATGGCCTGATAAATTTAATATTAGATTCAAATGGAAAGCGGCACTTCTTCCTGTCGTATGGATCTTGGTCTTACTTGCTTTACCTAGCGGAAACGCTGATTTCTTTTACGGACAATTCTGAGAAATATCATGAAAAAGAAATATATCTATCTTCCTTTAATCTTTCTGATCGTTTTATTCTTTGCGGATAAAATTTTCCTTTTGGACTTCTTCCAAACTTCTTTTTACCAAGAAGGAAATCCTGTCTATTATACACAAAGAAGACATCTATTCGAGAAACTCCAAAAAGATGGATCTCTCAAAGACAAAAATTTACTTTTGGCATTCGGAGACTCTCGAGCTTATCCATATTCTATCAAAACACTTCCTGGGTCTTTTGCAAACGATTGGGCAGTGTATAATTTTTCTGGACCGCAAGCTGTTCCTGCCTATGGTTTCTACTGGTTTCGTAAAATTATTGAAGCAGGAATTAAACCTAAGGCAGTCTTTTATGTGATTAGTCCGGAAGGTTTTGATGATTCTAAGGGTTTATTCTACGAACCTTTTTTAAGATTAGGTGCCGATGAAGAGTTTAAGAATACCTATTGGGAGAATTTTTCCTTCTTAGATAAATTAGAAATCTGGAAGGAAAAATTTTTTAGCATACGTAAGATCAAACCAGGTTTTAAACTTTTTTGGTCCAGGCTAACTGGTGGAAGACTTAAACTATATAGAGCAGATCAAAATCATGAAAATCTGATCTTGGAACTGGGGAATGGGGAACAACTTGCATATGCAAGTGCTAGCAATAATCCTAAAAAATTAGAAAAAGACGCGCTACGACTTAAAAGTATTTATCTTTCCGGATTCACAATGGGAGAAACTGAATTTTTCTTTGTAGAAGAATTCTTAAAACTCGCTGAGAAGGAAGGAATCAAAGCTTATTTGATATGGCCTAAAGTCTATCCAGGATATAGAGAAGGGTATTATGAACTAGGATTAGAAAAATCCTGGTGGCCGCGAGTCAGGGAACTTGCCTTTAAATACGGCGCAACGGCTGCGGATATGAACACTCTAAGTTCCTGTGATTTATATTATGATGGTTCTCACCAAAGTGTACTTTGTATATTAGAACAATCTGAAATTTTAATGAATGATTTTACAGGGAAGAAAAAACTTCCCTGAGAAAAATCACGAGCAAATTACCACTTAAGTTTTTTAGCGTCTTCTAAGAATTTTTCCAAACCGATATCAGTCAGCGGATGTTTGAATAGTTGCTGGTAAGCAGAAATTGGCATAGTAGCACAATCAGCTCCACGAAGTGCGGACTCTTTCAAGTGGATCGGTCCTCTGATAGACGCAGCTAAGATCTTAGTTTCATAACCATAGTTATCATAGATCTCTCTGATCTCAGAAATAAGTTCCATTCCATCCCAAGAAGTATCATCTACACGGCCGATAAAAGGGGAAATGTAAGTTGCTCCCGCTTTTGCAGCAAGAAGCGCCTGAGGAGCAGAAAAACAAAGAGTTACGTTTGTAGGAATTCCTTTCTCAGTCAGCTTTACTACAGTTTTTAATCCTTCTGGGATTAAAGGAACTTTGATGACTACGTTCGGAGCGATCTTTACTAGTTCGTCCGCTTCTTTTAACATGTCCTCATGTTTGGTTGCGAGCACTTCTGCACTTACTGGACCAGGCACGATTGCACAGATCTCTTTGATCACTTCTTTAAAGCTACGACCTGATTTAGCGATCAGTGATGGGTTTGTAGTAACTCCGTCCAAAAGACCGTAGGACGCGATCTCTTTGATCTCGTCCACATTGGCTGTATCTAAATATAATTCCACGTAAATGCTCCGAAAGATTTTGAATCTCTCTGGATAGTGGCGGCCTTAGGGGCCTTCGGTCAAGGATTTCTTACGGGATCAGATCTCTTAAAGTTTTGATTTCTTCAGCAGAGAAGAACTCTTTGTATTCTTTCTCGATCTGGGCCTTTACCTTGGAGCTGAAATAGTCCACTCTTCTAGTAAAAGGTTGTTTTTTATAAGCTTCCTTCCACTGGACAATGAATCCACCAGCAGGAGGTGCCTGTCTTTCGTCGGTTAATTCCCAAATTACAGCCCCACCGATTTTCTTATCATCGAATGTCTCTTTTTTGGGTTTTCCGTATTTATTCTCAAGCTTGGACTGAACCTCTTTACCTGGAAGATAACGGAAGGAAACTCCAACAGAAAATAATTTACCTGGCTCCAAATGTTCGTCTTCATCTGGAGAAGTTTCTTTTTCAGGGCGAGGTTGATTCTTATCTTTAGGACGAGAATCAAGCACCAATTTAGGAGTGGAATAAAAACGGTATAGGTAGAAGATCCCATTTCTTCTTACAAGTAGGGACTTCTCCTTATCTTCATGAACTACTTCTATTTTTTCATCACTCTGAGGATTAGCTGCTAAGGATAAAAACTTGTCTCTGACTTGCCCATAAGATGCTTCCCAAGAGACTTCAGCAAATCCGTCTAAGGTGGGTTTAGAACCGTTATTTCTGGAATTATCGCCCGGAAATTGAGAAAATACAGAACTCCAAGGAAGGAGTAGGGAGAATAAGAACAGGAAGATGGATTGCCCTTTCATACTTCTTAAACTATCGGCAGAAAACCGAACAAGAATTAGGAATCTTCCCCCAAATCCTCTCCATCTTCTTCCTCTCTGTCCACACGAATTCCCCCAAATTTCACCTTTCCGTTCCATCTTAAGATAAGAAGGACCGTTAGGATCAGAACATTCGGAAATACGAATAAAAAGGAAATCTCATGGTAGAGGCCGTATACCGCTAGATTTGAAGCGATCACAGAGATGAAGATCCCGGAAAGTAGTGGAATCTCCTGATTGAGAAGTCTCGCTAAAAAGGATCCACTATTACGAGAGATCCTGGCCGCTCTTAAAACTTCAGAAGAGATAAAAGAGTAGAATGCGAGCATAAGCACTGGCATCAAAAAGGATAAAAAGAAATAATTCCCAAAAGAATCCGTATAATGAGGAGAACCGATCAGTCCTCCAGTCAGAGTCCAGACATACGCAAAAAACGCAGAAAGTCCGAATGCGAGAAGTCCAAATTGTAAACTTCCCGCAGATTCAAAAATGGAAACGATCTTAGAAGGAATAATTCTCGCCCAATCAGTCAGTTCCTGTTTTTCGAAAGTATCCTTTCCACTCAAATGCAGGAGTCGGAAATAATAGTCTCCTAAAGAAACGACTACTAACGTAATAACTAAATAGATCAGGTAGAGAAAGAATTCCATCTTAATGCCTAAAATGCCTCATGCCGGTGAACACCATGATCAATCCATGCTCATCAGCTGCCTTGATCACTTCTTCGTCCCGAATAGAACCTCCGGGTTGGATGATTGCTTTTGCTCCTACTTTTGCGATTGCATCTATTCCATCTCTAAAAGGGAAGAATGCATCACTCGCTACATAAGAACCTACAACTGAAAGTCCAACGTTTAAAGCTTTAGTCGCACCTAATTGAACTGAATCCACTCTGGACATTTGTCCTGCTCCAATTCCTAAAGTTGCGTTCTCTTCTGTATAAACAATCGCGTTTGATTTGATAAATTTTACAGTAGACCAAGCAAACATCAAACCTCTGATATCTTCTTCAGTAGGTTGTTTTTTAGAAACGATCTTTAGATCTTTTTCAGTGATGGTTGCGTAGTCTCTGTCTTGTAGAAGAATTCCGTGATGAATCGGTCTCAAATCCATTTCATCCAATGCTTCTTGGAAATCTGCGATCTCAATCAGACGAACATTTGGTTTTTTAGAGAAATATTCTAGAGCAGCAGGCTCGAATTTTTGAGCGATTACACCTTCTACAAATGTTTCACCAATTAGAACTGCTAATTCTCCAGTGACAGTCCCCTTGATCCCAATGATCCCGCCGAATGCAGAAATAGGATCCGTTCTTTTTGCCAAACGGAATGCTTCTAAAGTATCATCTGCATAAGCGATCCCACAAGGATTCAAATGTTTGATGATACATACAGTGTTATCAGGAAGAAGTGCGGAGATATGGAATGCCGCATCAAAATCCAACATATTATTAAAAGATAATTCTTTTCCTTGTAGAGGAGAAAATTCGCTCTTTGTAAACAAAGGTTCGTAGAATGCGGCTCCCTGATGAGGGTTTTCTCCGTATCTAAGCTTTTGTTTTTTGGTGAAGGAAAGATTTAGAATGTCTGGGAACTTTTCCCCAGCAAGCTTATTAAACCAAGAAGAGATTGCAGTATCATACATTGCAGTATGAGAGAACGCTTTTCTCATTAGAAGGAAAGAAGTGTCCGCGTCCACGGAACCATCATTTACCTTCATGGATTCTTCTACAGTTTTATAATCGTTCGGATCTGTAACTACTACTGTATGTCTGTAGTTCTTACTAGCGGAACGGATCATAGAAGGTCCGCCAATATCAATATTTTCTATTGCTTCGTCCAGATGAACACCAGGTTTGGAAACAGTCTGCACGAATGGATATAAGTTTACAACTACCAGATCGATCTTTGGAATTTTTAATTCCTCCATCTTCTGTCTGTGTTCCGGTTTGGATATCACACCTAAAAGTCCTCCGTGAACCTTAGGGTGGAGAGTTTTTACTCTTCCGTCCAAAATTTCTGGAAACCCGGTATAATCGTCTATTGCGATTGCTTTGATTCCGTTTTCGGTAAGTGTTTTGAGAGTTCCGCCAGTGGAAATGATTTCCACTCCTTTGGATTCCAGGTACTTAGCGAATCCGATAAGTCCTGTTTTGTCGCTAACTGAAATAAGGGCACGAGTGATTTTGATCATGCTAGAGGATTGAGACCTTCCTGTCTTTAATGAGAAGCCGATCTTCGCAGAAATGTTTAACCGCGAGGGGCAGGATTTTATGTTCCTCTTTGAGAATGGCAAGAGTCAATTCTCTTTCGGTCATTCCTTCCTCGATTTTAACAACTCCCTGCAAAATGATAGGGCCAGAATCCACACCTTCGTCTACAAAATGAGCGGTGCAACCCGAGAATTTCACCCCATAATCAAATGCCTGTTTCTGAGCATGTAAACCTGTAAATGAAGGGAGAAGAGAAGGATGTATATTGATGATCCTATTTCTGAAGGTTCGTATGATTTCTGGTTTTAAAATCCTCATATAACCGCAGGCTATGATCAGGTCCGGAGAAATTTCCTCTAGGGTGCGGAGAAGATCCAGGTGATATTCTTCTTTTTTGGAATAAGATTTGAAGTCTAAAACCTTGGCTGGGACATTAAATCGGGCTGCGATCTGGATAGACGGGGCTTCGGGGTTGTCTGTGACTAAAAAAGCCGGATTTCCGGGGATTTTTCCCTTTTGGATTACCTGAAGGACAGCTTCTAGGTTGCTCCCCCGCCCGGAGGCCAAAAAGACAAGCTTTTTTCGGGGTTTGGGAATCAGGCTTGCCAAGAATTTTCGCATCCGATACGCTAAGAATTACCAGTCCACGTTAAGGCGGTCCGGAATTTTGTCGAAAAGTATTTCAGGAGAGACACATGTCACTTGCTAGAAAATCGACGGCGTCCGTCGAACAGTATAAATCCAATGAAATTTCTACTGTGAGCCAGGGCCGGCTTATCGTGATGTTATATGAAGGGGCTATTCGCTTCCTGAACGTTGCCATCGAGAATAATACACCCCGCAAGTACGACGTGGTGAACAATAATATCTTAAAAGCCCAAGAGATTGTGACTGAACTGATGCTCGCTCTAAATATGGAGAACGGGGGAGAGGTCGCAAACAACCTTCTTGGTATTTATGTTTATATTAAAAAGCGCTTATTAGAAGCTAACATGAAGAAGGACAGTGAGATCCTTTCTGAAATTATCAAATATTTGGAAGATCTAAAACTTG
The genomic region above belongs to Leptospira saintgironsiae and contains:
- a CDS encoding lipoprotein LipL45; translation: MNKVISVASAVLVVGLLTSGACKKPAENADSANAKQSQPSAIVVFSVGEAKIQHADLTEDKASLGTVLKEGDKVETKAKAKVDIQFSDGSAVRLAEKSSLEFSALALNTQGNTDTRLSLVSGKVFAKVNKASKDDQFSVVTPTAIAGVRGTSFVVDRTKNDRSVVKVLEGSVAVSPRVRALEGATAEEISANAELQKIKASLDKAEVILEKDESSIVKAPDKKFGEKELTKLDATLEKDIPKAVTKLTGSGVSKTEEEEIRTIVTLDKDTADKLVKLNVDPKSGKIDEATNAANESERKKIEEELAKRQADELKRFKNVLVSAPKNLKTNKDLVNYYEKLEKIVLADGKTTIIGAIVDQQGSTMIVHTEDGIKKINQDDVKEVIYDFQTKSEN
- the lipA gene encoding lipoyl synthase; the protein is MNPLKKKPRSNAYQPAPEKPDWLKVRLPFREKENSVDFVRSSVEGGKLNTVCESASCPNLNHCWSRKTATYMLAGDICTRRCSYCDVAFGKPLALDPEEPLRVAESAKALGLKHVVITSVNRDDLSDGGAAHYKKTVELIRERLPECKIEILVPDFKMREENLEIVYSSKPDIFNHNLETVERLFQTVAPAKKYERSLDVLEHASKRGLLTKSGLILGLGETLEEIHQTLKDLRSVGVQMITLGQYLQPTPTHLPVSEYIRPEVFKDLKEFGKALGFRTVFSGPLVRSSYHADEQVPWFEN
- a CDS encoding pseudouridine synthase encodes the protein MSEKIANEKSGEDSSKEIRINRFLADCGLGSRRKVEELILSGKVKVNGAVEKNLSTRIKVDSDIVQVGNKKLVPPTESVFLALNKPKGFLCSHSDRFHSNTIFELLPKKYGKLFIAGRLDLDSRGLLLLSDQGNLVQEITHPSEGSEKEYEVILEEELDAKEVKDRFTKGFIDEGEFLKAEKVTSLVKGEESSKFRIILKQGRKRQIRRMFSILGGRVIDLQRIRIGKLSLEKLKIGEGKFVLLDPKVWRP
- a CDS encoding MBOAT family O-acyltransferase, giving the protein MNFTSLEFLFFFCLVFLVYWNLPDALKKHFLILSSALFYAFSSWKFLFHLILVVAINWAFIRFFLAKKWFLPVSIGFNVLNLAFFKYFYFFADIVGIFLGIPDFQNKVSLDGILSKSLDWAGFEVVLPLTISYYTFQFISLLVDKKKGTITEEIGFFKLASYIFLFPVMIAGPILRFNDVATQFDSPKMEKEDMVDGLWLVVIGLFKKSVVSVLMSGSIFQVFAETSAFSGAALLSTVYFFAIYLYLDFSGLTDIARGMGKLLGFTLPQNFRAPFFFNGFGDFWRRWHLTFSFWIRDYLYIPLGGSRSGTIRTCFNYLVAFGLGGLWHGANLNYLLWGVLTGLYLSIERVLTDWKVKILPEIPYVKRTITYLFVLNIYSISWILFFTPDFGSALAAVQRIFVWSNGVSFPNMEPCIFALLVAILFHSAEEWPDKFNIRFKWKAALLPVVWILVLLALPSGNADFFYGQF
- a CDS encoding DUF1574 domain-containing protein — its product is MKKKYIYLPLIFLIVLFFADKIFLLDFFQTSFYQEGNPVYYTQRRHLFEKLQKDGSLKDKNLLLAFGDSRAYPYSIKTLPGSFANDWAVYNFSGPQAVPAYGFYWFRKIIEAGIKPKAVFYVISPEGFDDSKGLFYEPFLRLGADEEFKNTYWENFSFLDKLEIWKEKFFSIRKIKPGFKLFWSRLTGGRLKLYRADQNHENLILELGNGEQLAYASASNNPKKLEKDALRLKSIYLSGFTMGETEFFFVEEFLKLAEKEGIKAYLIWPKVYPGYREGYYELGLEKSWWPRVRELAFKYGATAADMNTLSSCDLYYDGSHQSVLCILEQSEILMNDFTGKKKLP
- the fsa gene encoding fructose-6-phosphate aldolase, which gives rise to MELYLDTANVDEIKEIASYGLLDGVTTNPSLIAKSGRSFKEVIKEICAIVPGPVSAEVLATKHEDMLKEADELVKIAPNVVIKVPLIPEGLKTVVKLTEKGIPTNVTLCFSAPQALLAAKAGATYISPFIGRVDDTSWDGMELISEIREIYDNYGYETKILAASIRGPIHLKESALRGADCATMPISAYQQLFKHPLTDIGLEKFLEDAKKLKW
- the purH gene encoding bifunctional phosphoribosylaminoimidazolecarboxamide formyltransferase/IMP cyclohydrolase, with amino-acid sequence MIKITRALISVSDKTGLIGFAKYLESKGVEIISTGGTLKTLTENGIKAIAIDDYTGFPEILDGRVKTLHPKVHGGLLGVISKPEHRQKMEELKIPKIDLVVVNLYPFVQTVSKPGVHLDEAIENIDIGGPSMIRSASKNYRHTVVVTDPNDYKTVEESMKVNDGSVDADTSFLLMRKAFSHTAMYDTAISSWFNKLAGEKFPDILNLSFTKKQKLRYGENPHQGAAFYEPLFTKSEFSPLQGKELSFNNMLDFDAAFHISALLPDNTVCIIKHLNPCGIAYADDTLEAFRLAKRTDPISAFGGIIGIKGTVTGELAVLIGETFVEGVIAQKFEPAALEYFSKKPNVRLIEIADFQEALDEMDLRPIHHGILLQDRDYATITEKDLKIVSKKQPTEEDIRGLMFAWSTVKFIKSNAIVYTEENATLGIGAGQMSRVDSVQLGATKALNVGLSVVGSYVASDAFFPFRDGIDAIAKVGAKAIIQPGGSIRDEEVIKAADEHGLIMVFTGMRHFRH
- the purN gene encoding phosphoribosylglycinamide formyltransferase; the encoded protein is MASLIPKPRKKLVFLASGRGSNLEAVLQVIQKGKIPGNPAFLVTDNPEAPSIQIAARFNVPAKVLDFKSYSKKEEYHLDLLRTLEEISPDLIIACGYMRILKPEIIRTFRNRIINIHPSLLPSFTGLHAQKQAFDYGVKFSGCTAHFVDEGVDSGPIILQGVVKIEEGMTERELTLAILKEEHKILPLAVKHFCEDRLLIKDRKVSIL
- the fliS gene encoding flagellar export chaperone FliS gives rise to the protein MSLARKSTASVEQYKSNEISTVSQGRLIVMLYEGAIRFLNVAIENNTPRKYDVVNNNILKAQEIVTELMLALNMENGGEVANNLLGIYVYIKKRLLEANMKKDSEILSEIIKYLEDLKLAWEEIEKKEKSSSVVPMPSAGSPRTGLSLQG